GGCCGAGTGCGACCCCCTGCTGGAGAACTGGAACAAGATCCCCAAGCCGCGCGGCAAGGGACGCAAGACGCCCCTCATGCCTCCCGACCTGCCCACCCTGACGGAAGCTTTTCGGCATGGCGTCAACCGCGAGCCGGGTGGGCCTCCCTTCGAGCACCTGGGGCTGACGGTCAGCGCATACAACGATGGCACTCGTCAGGACTTCGTGGCCGTAGATATGACCTGTGGAGGATACGCACAGAGCAACTCCAACGTGTGTGTCCTGTCACTCCCGTCGAAAGGGGAGAACGCGGAGCGCCTGCTCACGGCCGCCATGCTGACGGCCGTGACGCGCAGCATGGCGCTGGCCTGGGAGCCCGACTGGGCCGTGGCCATGTCTGATGCGTATCGGGAGATGGACGGCAGGCAGGGCAAGGACGACCCGTGGCTCGGCTGGGTGACGTACCTCCCCAGTCACCGGGGCACGGTGCCGCCACTGCCCGCCCCCGTGCGCATCGAGCCCGTGGAGGACAGGGGTTCGTTGATCATCCTGACTCCAGAGCGATTCACCGTGACCAACCCCGAGCACATCGCTCTGGCGCGGCGGGTGCGCGCACTGCTGGCCCGGGCAGGGCTCATGCGGTCTGCGGCGTCCTGAGAGGAGTCTGGTGACGGGCCTCGAAAGTCTGGTTGAGCAGTTTGCCCAGAGCACCGCGGCGCAGACGGACTGCATCCTCCGGGGGGATGCAAGAGCGGGTAACAAGCACGCCAATTCTAGAGGAAGCAGCAAGAGGACAGGGTCTAGCGGCCCTGGGGGCTCAGCAAACCTTGCGGAATTGGAAGGATGTTTCGTGGGCGCTTGACCTTGTCTGAGCAGGTCGTGAAGGTGACGCTCATCTTCGCAATCCAGTAGCTCCTTCGTTTCCGGGGAGAGGTGGGCGTACCGCATCGTCAGTTCGATGGTGGCGTGGCCCATCAGCTCCTGGATGACCTTGAGCGGAACACCGCGCATGGCGAGGTGGCTGCCGTAGGTGTGGCGGAGGTCTTGCCAGCCGATGCGGCCCTGTTCGCGAGGGATGTTCGCCTGCGGCAGGCAGCGCTCCAGTCCCTTCCCCCTTGGACAGCGGTGCGTGGCCGCGTGCCGCCTTCGGCCCCCATGACACTGGGCGTGGGCCTCGTGATGAGCTCGGGTGGCGTCATGGTGGGCTCGCGGCTGGTGGTCTCCGCCGAGTGGGTGGAGATGATGCGAAGGCTCGTTCAGGCGGGCGTCATCTCCGTGCCTGCCGTCGGCGCGGCCGTCCTCATTCAGGGCGGACAGGTCACGATGGCCCAGGCGCACCAGGACCTGCCCAAGGGCGTGCGCGAAGCGCTGGGGGACAGCCCGGAGGTGCGCGGCATGCAGGTGACGGGCAGAGCGGGGGCGGGCATGTCGGACGCCCCCAAGCACCATGTACTTCCGCAGGAGCACCGCGAATGGTTCGAGAAGCGCGGCTTCAAGGGCGACATGGACATCGACCAGTTCTGCGTCCGGCTGGAGCAGGCCGATCATGAGGCGATTCACGGTGGGGGGAACTGGAAGCTGGGACGTACATGGCCCGGTGAGTGGAACAGGATGATTATGAAGGCCCTGGGCGATGCCGAGATTGCCACGGGTCGAACTCTGACGCGGAACGAGATCCTGACTCTCATCGCGAAGAGCATGCGGGACTATAGGATCCCGATGAGCTTCACTCGTGGGAGAGGACGATGAGCGACGGAGGTGCATGGCAGGGCAACATCAAGGCGCGCGTGTACGAACGGGTCCGAGAGCGAGGCTACGACTCACTGACCGCCTTTGCCGATGCGCGTCCTGCCGTTCCGCTGTACGTCCTGGCCGACGAGTTGGGCAACGACGTTGCTGCGGTGCAGGTGTTGAGCGGCTTGCTGTATGAGGCGGAACAGCACAAGCGGGTCACGCGCTTCGTTCGCGACGTGCTCGTGCGCGAAGCCGCCGAGGGACTTCCCAACGGTTGGCCGCCCATCTTGGACGACGCAAGCCGCTTCGAGGTTGCAATGACGCTTGGGCGCTGGTCTGCGTACACCCCAGAAACCCATGAAGAGCGCGTGCGGCAGGTGCGCGATGTGCTCCTCGCCAATCCGCCCCCTGCTGGATGGCGCCCGCTCGGCCCCGACGACGACCTTCTTCGGACGCTCCTCCCCGACGAGGAGGCCTGACAGGAAGCGGCGTCCCTTTCGAGCAGGACAAGGAGCCCGCGTGCTCTGGAGGGCCCTGACGCCTGGCTGCCTGCCCTCCAGGCCCGGGTGGGCGCTTCCGGAGCGGGTTGCCGGACACCGGGGGCGATGACGAACCTCCTCCGACGGAGGGAATCCTTCATGGCCAGCAACGACAAGCGTCCCGCACCCCCGCAGCCCGCCGAGGATTTCTACGGGCGGCCGACCACGCCGCGACAAGACGGAGAACCCCAGCGCCCCGACACCGAAGAGGAAGACGACGAGCGCAAGCCCCGCCGCGAGCTGTCCGAGGCCGACGAGAAGGGCATCCACCCGCGCACCGAGGACGACGCCGACGACCGCGACCTGCGCCTCCACGACGCCAGCGGCCTGCGTCCGTATGACCCTCGTGAGCGCGCCCCGGGGGCATCGCTCGACGACATGCCGGATGGCGACGGACCTCGCAGCGACGCGGGCACCAACCCGGTGTCCGACGTGTACCGCTACGGCCACCCGGACCGCATGCCGGACCGCGAGCGCTGAACCGCGGCGCCCGAAACACCGAGGGCCAGGAACCGGGCTTTTCCGCCCCGTCCTGGCCCTTTGTCACGTCCGGATGCCCGCGGCTTTCAGCCCACGCAGCGCGGGGCGTGATCCAACCGGTGCGCGTCCACCCACGCGTCGGCCTGCGCCATCGTGTCCACGAAGACCGTGTCGAAGCTGGCCGCATGGCCCGTGAGCAGCATGGCCACGGACATGGCCTT
This DNA window, taken from Corallococcus exiguus, encodes the following:
- a CDS encoding immunity 52 family protein, with protein sequence MTIHAESGTYPETYYVGAYWGPRRESPEACAQRASAFLNMLAECDPLLENWNKIPKPRGKGRKTPLMPPDLPTLTEAFRHGVNREPGGPPFEHLGLTVSAYNDGTRQDFVAVDMTCGGYAQSNSNVCVLSLPSKGENAERLLTAAMLTAVTRSMALAWEPDWAVAMSDAYREMDGRQGKDDPWLGWVTYLPSHRGTVPPLPAPVRIEPVEDRGSLIILTPERFTVTNPEHIALARRVRALLARAGLMRSAAS
- a CDS encoding NUDIX hydrolase; its protein translation is MSDGGAWQGNIKARVYERVRERGYDSLTAFADARPAVPLYVLADELGNDVAAVQVLSGLLYEAEQHKRVTRFVRDVLVREAAEGLPNGWPPILDDASRFEVAMTLGRWSAYTPETHEERVRQVRDVLLANPPPAGWRPLGPDDDLLRTLLPDEEA